In Brevibacterium pigmentatum, the sequence CCGAGGCGGCTGCTGGCGCCGATCAGGTACTCCAGCATACTCGTACAACGCAGACCGAGCCAATTGCATTCCCTGAACTCCGCGAATATGTGACCGGGCGTGCTCGGATACGCTCGGACCGCCTCGGCGAAGGAGTCGAGAGACGATGGTGATGGCGGGGATCTCACCCGCCATCGACCGGCCCTTACAGGTACTGCTTGGACTTCATGGCGCGTTCGGCTTCGCGTTTGTCCTGCGCTTCGCGCAGTGCCTGACGCTTATCCCATTCGCGCTTGCCGCGGGCCAGGGCGATCTCGACCTTGACGCGTGAACCGTCGAAGTAGAGCTCGAGCGGGACCAGGGTCCGGCCGGATTCCTTGACTTTCTGCGAGATCCTGAGGATCTCCTCGCGGTGGAGCAGCAGCTTACGACGACGGCGGGCCGAGTGATTCGTCCACGTCCCCTGCAGGTATTCGGGAATATAGACGTTCTCCAGCCACGCTTCATTCTGGAAGATGAGGGCGAAACCGTCGGTGAGCGATGCTCGGCCTTCGCGCAGCGATTTCACCTCGGTACCGGTGAGTACGAGTCCGGCCTCCCACGTGTCTTCGATGTGATAGTCGTGGCGCGCCCTGCGATTCCTCGCAATGACTTTCTTGCCTGTGTCCTTCGGCATGACCGGCCTCCTCTCTGCTTCCGATCACCTGTGCACACGTTCGCGGGCACAGCCATCAATTCTATCCCATCGGCCGCCTTCCGCGCGCCCGTCCCCTCCCAGAACTACCCGACGGCGGCCCAGCAACCTGGCGCCAGGTTGCTGGGCCGCCGTCGGGTAGCAATTAGAAGATGAAGGGTTTGGGGTCGACGTAGCCGCCGTTCTCCATGATCTCGAAGTGGAGGTGGCAGCCGGTCGACGCGCCCGTCGTGCCGGAGTACGAGATGATGTCGCCCTTCTTGACCCTCTGCCCGTCGTGGACCTTGAGCTTCGTGTTGTGGTTGTAGGTCGACGCGATCGAATTGCCCTTGATCTTGCCGTGGGAGATGACGACGCGGTTGCCGTAGCCGCCGGTCCAACCGGAGGTGACGACGATTCCGTCGCCTGCTGAACGGATCGGGGTTCCGCAGGGCACGCCGAAGTCCATTCCGGTGTGCAGCTTCTTCGCGCCGGTGATCGGGTGGATGCGGTATCCGAACGGAGACGTCGTCGGGTATCCCTTGGCCGGGTTGCCCAGGACGCCGTCGCCGAAGACGAACTTGCCCTTCTTCTCCTGTTCCTTCTCCCACTCCCGGACCTTCTCGGCCAGACGCTCCTGTTCGGCCTTCTCGTCGGCGAGCTGCTTCTCGGTCTTGTCCTTGTTGTCGGAGATCGTCTTCTCCGCATCGTCCTTCGCGGAGATGAGGTCGTTGAGGCTGTCGGCCTTCTTCTTCGCATCGACCTGCGCGGCTTCCTTGGCCAGCACCGCCTCGGCGGCTTCGTCCTTGAGGTCGGAGATCTTATCGGTCACGCCCGAGAGCCGCTCTTCGTTGTTCTTGTTCAGCGCCCGCTGTTCGGAGAGTTTGTCGATCGTGCGCTGCTGCGACCGCACAGCGGAGTCGACGCGCCCGATGCCGCCGTCGGCGCTCGTACCCTCGGCCATCTGCAGCAGCATCGCCAGGTCGGAGGTGATGCCCGAGTTCTGGTATGCCTGTCGTCCGATGCGCGCCGCCGAGGTCTTATGCTTGTCGATCTCCTCCGTGCCGGACTTGATCGTGTCCTTGAGATCCTTCTGCGCGTTCTCCGCCGAGGTCAGGCGCGCGGCCATGTCCTCATCCTTCTCGATCGCCTTCGCCAGCGCATCGTCGGCGGCCTTCGATTCGGCTTCGGCATCCGGCAGCTTCTCCTGCGCGGCATCGCGTTCGGCGATGACGCGGGCGAGGTCCTCGTCGAGTCCTTCGAACTCCTGCTGGAGTTCCTTGACGCGTTCGTCGACCTCGCTCTTGTCGTCGCGAGGATCGGCCACCACCGAGGCGACCGGCATGACCACTGCCAGCGCAGCTGCCGTGAGGACGAGTCCGAGTCTGCGTCTCATCTCAGACCTTCGTGTACTTGTTGAGCGTGATCAGCGACGATGCTCCGGCCATGAGTACGCCGATGATGATGAGTACGGGGGTGATGAGGAGGACGTCCCATCCGGAGATGAGGCTGAATCCCGTGGCCTGCGACTGCAGCCAACCGCTGACTCCGAAGTGGACGAGCAGTCCCAGGGCACCGGCGGACAGTGTCGCACCGATGGCCGAGGCGATGACGCCCTCGAGCAGGAACGGCATCTGGATGAAGGTGTTCGACGCGCCGACGAGCCTCATGATGCCGGTCTCCCGGCGCCTCGAGAACGCGGAGAGTCTGATGGTGGTGGCGATGAGCAGCATCGCGCACAGCAGCATGATGCCGGCGATCGCGATCGCCACGATGGTCGCGATATTGAGCACCCCGAACAGGCGGTCGAGCAGCTGGTTCTGGTCGACGACCTCTTCCACCCCGGGGGTCGACGAGAACGACTCCTTGATGATGTCGTACTTCTCGGCGTCCTTGAGCTTGACCCGGAAGGACTCGTTCATCTCGTCCTTGGGCACGGTGCCTTCGAGGCTGGTGCCCTTGAACTGCTCCTGGAAGTGCTCGTAGGCCTCGGTCTTGTCTTCGAAGTAGACCTTGTCGACATAGGGAGCGAGATCGGAGCTTTCGAGTTCGGCCCGGATCTGATCCTTCTGGTCTCCCGTGACTTCACCGTCGACGCAGTTCGTCGCCTCCGAATCCGGCGGGCACAGGAACACGGAGACCTGCACGCGGTCGTACCAGAAGTCCTTCATCTGCCCGACCTGCATCTGCAGCAGGATCGCAGCGCCGACGAAGAGCAGGGACACGAAGGTCACGAGCACGACGGAGATGACCATGGAGAAGTTCCGGCGCAGTCCCGACCAGACTTCGGAGAGGATGAACCCGGCCCTCATGAGGCGACTCCGTAGGTGCCCTCTTCGACGTCGCGGACGATTTCGCCTTCGCGCAGTTCGATGACCCGCCGACGCATCCGGTTGACGATCTCGCCGTCGTGGGTGGCCATGAGCACGGTGGTGCCGTTGCGGTTGATCTTCTCGAGAACGTTCATGATGTCGGCGCTGGTGGCCGGGTCGAGGTTGCCCGTCGGCTCGTCGGCGAGCAGGATTCCGGGTTTGTTGACCACGGCGCGGGCGATGGCCACACGCTGCTGCTCACCGCCGGAGAGCTCACTGGGGTACCGCTTCTCCTTGCCGGCCAGACCCACGGTCTCGAGGACGTCGGGGACGAGGGTCGACATGGCGGCACGGGATTTTCCGATCACCTGGAGGGCGAAGGCGACGTTCGCGAATACCGTCTTGTTCGGCAGCAGGCGGAAGTCCTGGAACACGGTTCCGATCCCCCGCCGCAGGTAGGGCACCTTCCAGCTGGGCATCTTCACCACGGATTTCCCCGCGATGTGGATGCGTCCGGCGCTGGGGACCTCTTCACGCAGAATGAGTCGGATGACCGTGGACTTTCCCGAACCGGAGGCCCCGACGAGGAACACGAATTCCCCGCGGTCAGCCTCGAACGAGATGTCGTCGAGTGCTTTGCGGGAACGTGTGTCGTAGGACTTCGAAACGGAGTCGAATCTGATCAAGTCGGTCTTCAATCATGTTGCGGGTGGCTCGGCCGCTTCCACTGTACGTAACAGTTCCGTGATGTTCGCGGAGGCGGCCGGGCGTGTGTTGCGATCTGATGAAGTTCACAGTCGCCTCGGTGATGGTCGAAACCTCGCCGAGGCGGCCGACCCTCAGTCGGCCGTCGCCCGAGCGAGACGGCTCGGTACCGTTGCCCGAGGAAACAGGCCTGTTGCTCGAAGAATCAGGCTCAGGCCTCGGCCTCTTCGGCCATCTCCTGTTCCTTGCGCCAGCGGATGCCGGCTTCGATGAGTCCGTCGAGGTCACCGTCGAAGACGGCAGAGGGGTTGTTGACCTCGTAGCCGGTGCGCAGGTCCTTGACCATCTGGTACGGGTGGGTGACGTACGAGCGCATCTGATCGCCCCAGCTTGCCTTGATGTCGCCGGCCAGCTCCTTCTTCTGCGCCGCCTCTTCCTTGCGCTTGAGGTCGAGGAGCCTCGACTGGAGGACGCGCATGGCGGCCTCACGGTTCTGGATCTGAGACTTCTCATTCTGCATGCTCACGACCACGCCCGTGGGTTCGTGGGTGATGCGCACGGCCGAGTCCGTCGTGTTCACCGACTGCCCGCCGGGGCCCGACGACCGGTAGACGTCGAT encodes:
- the smpB gene encoding SsrA-binding protein SmpB, producing MPKDTGKKVIARNRRARHDYHIEDTWEAGLVLTGTEVKSLREGRASLTDGFALIFQNEAWLENVYIPEYLQGTWTNHSARRRRKLLLHREEILRISQKVKESGRTLVPLELYFDGSRVKVEIALARGKREWDKRQALREAQDKREAERAMKSKQYL
- the ftsE gene encoding cell division ATP-binding protein FtsE, which encodes MIRFDSVSKSYDTRSRKALDDISFEADRGEFVFLVGASGSGKSTVIRLILREEVPSAGRIHIAGKSVVKMPSWKVPYLRRGIGTVFQDFRLLPNKTVFANVAFALQVIGKSRAAMSTLVPDVLETVGLAGKEKRYPSELSGGEQQRVAIARAVVNKPGILLADEPTGNLDPATSADIMNVLEKINRNGTTVLMATHDGEIVNRMRRRVIELREGEIVRDVEEGTYGVAS
- the ftsX gene encoding permease-like cell division protein FtsX, whose translation is MRAGFILSEVWSGLRRNFSMVISVVLVTFVSLLFVGAAILLQMQVGQMKDFWYDRVQVSVFLCPPDSEATNCVDGEVTGDQKDQIRAELESSDLAPYVDKVYFEDKTEAYEHFQEQFKGTSLEGTVPKDEMNESFRVKLKDAEKYDIIKESFSSTPGVEEVVDQNQLLDRLFGVLNIATIVAIAIAGIMLLCAMLLIATTIRLSAFSRRRETGIMRLVGASNTFIQMPFLLEGVIASAIGATLSAGALGLLVHFGVSGWLQSQATGFSLISGWDVLLITPVLIIIGVLMAGASSLITLNKYTKV
- a CDS encoding M23 family metallopeptidase; translated protein: MRRRLGLVLTAAALAVVMPVASVVADPRDDKSEVDERVKELQQEFEGLDEDLARVIAERDAAQEKLPDAEAESKAADDALAKAIEKDEDMAARLTSAENAQKDLKDTIKSGTEEIDKHKTSAARIGRQAYQNSGITSDLAMLLQMAEGTSADGGIGRVDSAVRSQQRTIDKLSEQRALNKNNEERLSGVTDKISDLKDEAAEAVLAKEAAQVDAKKKADSLNDLISAKDDAEKTISDNKDKTEKQLADEKAEQERLAEKVREWEKEQEKKGKFVFGDGVLGNPAKGYPTTSPFGYRIHPITGAKKLHTGMDFGVPCGTPIRSAGDGIVVTSGWTGGYGNRVVISHGKIKGNSIASTYNHNTKLKVHDGQRVKKGDIISYSGTTGASTGCHLHFEIMENGGYVDPKPFIF